The Deinococcus sonorensis KR-87 genome includes a window with the following:
- a CDS encoding sensor histidine kinase → MTVPVPLWPSRRVTDRLGWRELLLAAVPLVFTLVMLVFSFAPSLQLLQQPQHSWTGFPYQSMINKLYGYLLASQDPHTSPAQLNRLYQQALASLNNPNEYSDLADIERLGDARLAHIAELFRGRTPSALRAAVAEAEQLNAQAHQQINAQRWTYVQHLSRLRMQLLITALVTGLFSTALTVRALALWRRERRARDRQARQQQDLLEMASHELRRPLQTLLLASDLMREAGTHEQRQRFLNMIEDSAAQIASRSDLEQLDTVYRLMQLSPKPTDLGALLREFSGPRLQLSVPEQPLVWRVDPGRLRQIIENLVENALKYTDGRVQLILELHDAQPQIRVEDGGPGLTDEQLERAFEARVRFQPDRPGSGMGLAVARRLAQAHGGQLQLRRLPHGGTCAHLQLGVARVDAFRSPRTTLFG, encoded by the coding sequence GTGACCGTGCCGGTGCCGTTGTGGCCCTCGCGGCGGGTGACGGACCGGCTCGGCTGGAGGGAGCTGCTGCTGGCCGCCGTGCCGCTGGTGTTCACGCTGGTGATGCTGGTGTTCAGCTTCGCGCCGAGTTTACAGCTGCTGCAGCAGCCCCAGCATTCCTGGACCGGTTTTCCGTACCAGAGCATGATCAACAAGCTCTACGGCTACCTGCTGGCCTCCCAGGACCCGCACACCAGCCCGGCGCAGCTGAACCGGCTCTACCAGCAGGCGCTCGCCAGCCTGAACAATCCCAACGAGTACAGCGATCTGGCCGACATCGAGCGGCTGGGCGACGCCCGGCTGGCCCACATCGCTGAACTGTTCCGGGGACGCACACCGTCGGCGCTGCGTGCGGCGGTGGCCGAGGCCGAGCAGCTGAATGCCCAGGCGCACCAGCAGATCAACGCCCAGCGCTGGACGTACGTGCAGCACCTGTCCCGGCTGCGGATGCAGCTGCTGATCACCGCGCTGGTCACGGGCCTGTTCAGCACGGCCCTGACGGTGCGGGCGCTGGCGCTGTGGCGGCGCGAGCGGCGGGCGCGTGACCGGCAGGCGCGGCAGCAGCAGGACCTGCTGGAGATGGCCTCGCACGAGCTGCGCCGGCCGCTGCAGACGCTGCTGCTGGCCAGCGACCTGATGCGCGAGGCCGGGACCCACGAGCAGCGCCAGCGGTTCCTGAACATGATCGAGGACAGCGCGGCCCAGATCGCCAGCCGCAGCGACCTGGAACAGCTGGACACCGTCTACCGGCTGATGCAGCTGTCGCCCAAGCCCACCGACCTGGGGGCGCTGCTGCGCGAGTTCTCCGGGCCACGCCTGCAGCTGAGCGTGCCGGAGCAGCCGCTGGTGTGGCGGGTGGACCCAGGCCGGCTGCGGCAGATCATCGAGAACCTGGTGGAGAACGCCCTCAAGTACACCGACGGACGGGTGCAGCTGATCCTGGAGCTTCACGACGCGCAGCCGCAGATCCGGGTGGAGGACGGGGGGCCGGGCCTCACCGACGAGCAGCTGGAACGGGCCTTCGAGGCGCGGGTGCGTTTTCAGCCGGACCGGCCCGGCAGCGGGATGGGGCTGGCGGTGGCCCGGCGGCTGGCGCAGGCGCACGGAGGACAGCTGCAGCTGCGGCGGCTGCCGCACGGCGGCACCTGCGCGCACCTGCAGCTGGGCGTGGCGCGGGTGGACGCCTTCCGTTCGCCGCGCACCACGCTGTTCGGCTGA
- a CDS encoding molybdopterin-dependent oxidoreductase yields the protein MLNVRRRVWVSVLVLAVLALSVGLVMSRQRSRATDGFVYLHGVLKVAASADQTVLLTLRGPGGQRRYTRAQLEALPAVRYRAFQPQLKQDFEYVGVPLRDLAALVGLTGQPLQLQASDNFSTTIQPNDYQDHPVMLAYQADGHPIDIQQKGPLLAVFPNLDEPARFPNPVYGSRWAWYVERIGGGQ from the coding sequence GTGTTGAATGTACGGCGTCGGGTCTGGGTCAGCGTGCTGGTGCTGGCGGTCCTGGCGCTGTCCGTGGGCCTGGTGATGTCCCGTCAGCGCAGCCGGGCGACAGACGGATTCGTCTACCTGCACGGTGTGCTCAAGGTGGCCGCCTCGGCCGACCAGACGGTGCTGCTGACCCTCAGGGGCCCCGGCGGACAGCGCCGCTACACCCGCGCCCAGCTCGAAGCGCTGCCGGCGGTGCGTTACCGCGCCTTCCAGCCGCAGCTGAAGCAGGACTTCGAGTACGTGGGCGTGCCGCTGCGTGATCTGGCCGCCCTGGTCGGGCTGACCGGTCAGCCGCTGCAGTTGCAGGCCAGCGACAATTTCAGCACCACCATCCAGCCGAACGACTACCAGGACCACCCGGTGATGCTGGCCTACCAGGCGGACGGCCACCCGATCGACATTCAGCAGAAGGGACCGCTGCTGGCGGTGTTTCCCAACCTCGACGAACCTGCCCGCTTCCCAAACCCCGTGTACGGGTCCCGGTGGGCGTGGTATGTGGAGCGCATCGGCGGCGGCCAGTGA
- a CDS encoding molybdopterin oxidoreductase family protein — protein sequence MTASTRDVLLTCPLDCPDACRLRVTLGRDEHGREVAVRLTGDADHPVTRGFACAKTVHYPERQNHPERPLYPMKRMDGQLVRISWEQALDEIAARLQDILTRRGADAILRYNYAGTMGLREGTHVHSFFRALGAPELDETICATAGTEAWAMGYGPRYGIDLADVPHARTIVLWGINSLSTNSHLTPAMTEARRNGARIICVDPYRTRTARYADTHLRLRPGSDAALALGVARELIHQGWTDEAYIREATVGFETFRAEAEAYTPERTAELTGLSVEQIRDLARQIGTASPTFIRVGYGMTRHEFGGAGLRAVTLLPALTGDWRRRGGGCMLSSSGAFALNRSRLGAAHLIRPDVRHVNMNELASALEPDAGLEALFVYNTNPAVVAPDSGRVRRGLARPDLMVVVLEQAMTETARLADYLLPATTFMEHADVYTSYGHHYLGFNPATLQAPGEARPNSWVFAELGRRLGLQEPSLYWSMDELLAALLDTDHPHLAGITPERVRTEGSVRLNLPEEFLPYAHGAGTPSGRVQFTPVPLHQEAEARLTAEYPLRLLTPPAHHFLNSTYGNLERLNRAEGGEPQAMVHPQDAAAAGVQHGQRAQLISEQGQVVRQVRVTEDVQPGVVVVEGTWWGLSAPDGKSINELTAQTLTDLGGGSTFHNTRVRLYPQVVG from the coding sequence ATGACTGCCTCCACCCGTGACGTGCTGCTGACCTGCCCGCTCGACTGCCCGGACGCCTGCCGCCTGCGCGTCACGCTGGGGCGCGATGAGCACGGGCGGGAGGTGGCCGTGCGGCTGACCGGCGACGCGGACCACCCCGTTACGCGCGGGTTTGCCTGTGCCAAGACGGTGCACTATCCGGAGCGCCAGAACCACCCGGAGCGCCCACTGTACCCGATGAAGCGGATGGACGGTCAGCTGGTGCGCATCAGCTGGGAGCAGGCGCTGGATGAGATTGCCGCCCGGCTGCAGGACATCCTAACCCGGCGCGGCGCGGACGCCATCCTGCGTTACAACTACGCCGGCACCATGGGGCTGCGGGAGGGCACCCACGTGCACAGTTTCTTCCGGGCGCTGGGCGCGCCGGAGCTGGACGAGACCATCTGCGCCACCGCCGGCACCGAAGCCTGGGCCATGGGGTACGGCCCGCGCTACGGTATTGATCTGGCGGACGTGCCGCATGCCCGCACCATCGTGCTGTGGGGCATCAACAGCCTCAGCACCAACAGCCACCTGACGCCCGCCATGACCGAGGCCCGCCGCAACGGGGCGCGCATCATCTGCGTGGACCCGTACCGCACCCGCACCGCCCGCTACGCCGACACCCACCTGCGGCTGCGCCCCGGCAGCGACGCCGCGCTGGCGCTGGGCGTGGCCCGCGAGCTGATCCACCAGGGCTGGACCGACGAGGCCTACATCCGCGAGGCCACCGTGGGCTTCGAGACGTTCCGGGCCGAGGCGGAGGCCTACACGCCCGAGCGCACCGCCGAGTTGACCGGCCTGAGCGTGGAGCAGATCCGCGACCTGGCCCGGCAGATCGGTACCGCCAGCCCCACCTTCATCCGGGTGGGCTACGGCATGACCCGCCACGAGTTCGGCGGCGCCGGGCTGCGGGCCGTGACGCTGCTGCCGGCCCTGACCGGCGACTGGCGGCGCCGTGGCGGCGGCTGCATGCTCAGCAGCTCCGGTGCCTTTGCGCTGAACCGCTCCCGACTGGGCGCGGCTCACCTGATCCGCCCGGACGTGCGGCACGTCAACATGAACGAGCTGGCCAGCGCGCTGGAACCGGACGCCGGGCTGGAAGCACTCTTCGTGTACAACACCAACCCAGCGGTGGTGGCCCCCGACTCCGGGCGGGTGCGGCGTGGGCTGGCGCGTCCGGACCTGATGGTGGTGGTGCTGGAGCAGGCCATGACCGAAACGGCCCGCCTCGCCGACTATCTGCTGCCGGCCACCACATTCATGGAACATGCCGACGTATACACCAGCTACGGCCATCACTACCTGGGCTTTAATCCGGCCACGCTGCAGGCGCCGGGGGAGGCCCGGCCCAACAGCTGGGTGTTCGCGGAACTGGGGCGGCGGCTGGGGCTGCAGGAGCCGAGCCTGTACTGGAGCATGGATGAGCTGCTCGCGGCGCTGCTGGACACCGATCATCCGCATCTGGCCGGCATCACCCCGGAGCGGGTGCGCACCGAGGGCAGCGTGCGCCTGAACCTGCCGGAAGAGTTTCTGCCGTATGCCCACGGCGCCGGCACGCCCAGCGGCCGGGTACAGTTCACGCCGGTGCCGCTGCACCAGGAGGCCGAAGCCCGCCTGACCGCCGAGTATCCGCTGCGGCTGCTGACCCCGCCGGCCCACCACTTCCTGAACAGCACCTACGGCAATCTGGAGCGCCTGAACCGCGCCGAGGGCGGCGAGCCGCAGGCGATGGTGCATCCCCAGGACGCGGCAGCGGCAGGTGTGCAGCACGGCCAGCGGGCGCAGCTGATCAGCGAGCAGGGACAGGTCGTGCGGCAGGTGCGCGTCACCGAGGACGTGCAGCCGGGCGTGGTGGTGGTGGAGGGAACCTGGTGGGGCCTGTCGGCGCCGGACGGGAAGAGCATCAACGAACTCACTGCCCAGACGCTCACGGACCTGGGCGGTGGCAGCACCTTCCACAACACCCGGGTCCGGCTGTACCCCCAGGTCGTCGGCTGA
- a CDS encoding PIG-L deacetylase family protein encodes MNVMAVFSHPDDECGCAATLAKHVRRGDDVMIVWTTYGEMASRFSGVPHAEVKRIREGWGRDVAAIIGARHHFFDMGDTRMQGSREEALQLARLYADFKPDAIITWDDRGGGTFTPHPDHRATVKIAYDAIVLARLPKALMEVGQGTEEPQAHRQPVNFYQYAQYGTPDPSLPLVHVDVGETIEVAGQVYGYYRRQLHGPDYVFPMEEFKIGRSANAHHTGAEFTEKYTVRRMYHPVIPYLL; translated from the coding sequence ATGAACGTCATGGCCGTGTTCAGCCACCCGGACGACGAATGCGGCTGTGCCGCCACCCTGGCCAAGCACGTCCGGCGCGGTGACGACGTGATGATCGTCTGGACCACCTACGGTGAGATGGCCAGCCGCTTCAGCGGCGTGCCGCACGCGGAGGTCAAGCGCATCCGGGAGGGCTGGGGCCGGGACGTGGCGGCCATCATCGGCGCCCGGCACCACTTTTTCGATATGGGCGACACCCGCATGCAGGGGTCGCGCGAGGAGGCGCTGCAGCTGGCCCGGCTGTACGCCGACTTCAAACCGGACGCGATCATCACCTGGGACGACCGGGGCGGCGGCACCTTCACCCCGCATCCGGACCACCGCGCGACCGTCAAGATTGCCTACGACGCCATCGTGCTGGCCCGGCTGCCCAAGGCGCTGATGGAGGTCGGGCAGGGGACGGAGGAGCCGCAGGCGCACCGCCAGCCGGTGAACTTCTACCAGTACGCCCAGTACGGGACGCCGGACCCCAGCCTGCCGCTGGTGCATGTGGACGTGGGCGAGACCATCGAGGTGGCCGGGCAGGTGTATGGCTACTACCGGAGGCAGCTGCATGGCCCTGACTACGTGTTCCCGATGGAGGAGTTCAAGATCGGGCGCTCGGCCAACGCGCACCACACCGGGGCGGAGTTCACGGAGAAATACACGGTCCGGCGGATGTACCACCCGGTGATTCCCTACCTGCTGTGA
- a CDS encoding peptidase C39 family protein — protein sequence MRRPSAMIALALCCSAQARTMTYSHTATTVLSAPADFAGAALQGVVPAADGYTLAPGQKSGTLTGPPTAAAPFDELVPSWNARTPAGSSVTVEVRARKPGGDWTRYYSLGRWQSGEGRSSLNGQSDADGTLSTDTLSLKAKASGYQYRVTLQAGPGGGPTLSLLAFSTSEQARRAALLGQPGDRSAWGRVLDVAPRSQMPYPNGGEVWCSPTSTSMILKYWGIDVPVPQAAQATYDAAYQGTGNWPFNTAWAGSLGLRAFVARLPSLRAAEDYLRTGIPLAVSLGWRVGELPGAPIPSSSGHLMVLIGFDAAGNPVLNDPAAPTDATVRRSYPRAAFERLWLTHSGGTVYVIAPPDRALP from the coding sequence ATGCGCCGCCCGTCCGCCATGATCGCCCTCGCCCTCTGCTGCTCTGCCCAGGCCCGGACCATGACCTATTCCCACACTGCCACCACCGTGCTCTCCGCCCCCGCCGACTTCGCCGGAGCCGCCCTGCAGGGCGTGGTTCCGGCCGCAGACGGCTACACCCTGGCCCCGGGCCAGAAGAGCGGCACCCTGACCGGTCCGCCGACCGCCGCCGCCCCCTTTGACGAGCTGGTGCCGTCCTGGAACGCGCGCACGCCGGCCGGGAGCAGCGTGACGGTGGAAGTGCGCGCCCGCAAGCCGGGCGGCGACTGGACCCGCTACTACTCGCTGGGGCGCTGGCAGAGCGGCGAGGGCCGAAGCAGCCTGAACGGCCAGAGTGACGCCGACGGCACACTCAGCACCGACACCCTGAGCCTGAAGGCCAAGGCCAGCGGCTACCAGTACCGGGTGACGCTGCAGGCGGGTCCGGGCGGCGGGCCCACCCTGTCGCTGCTGGCCTTCAGCACCAGCGAGCAGGCCCGCCGCGCCGCGCTGCTGGGCCAGCCGGGCGACCGCTCGGCGTGGGGCCGGGTGCTGGACGTGGCGCCACGCAGCCAGATGCCGTACCCGAACGGCGGTGAGGTGTGGTGCAGCCCCACCAGCACCAGCATGATCCTGAAGTACTGGGGCATCGACGTGCCGGTGCCGCAGGCCGCGCAGGCGACCTACGACGCGGCGTATCAGGGCACCGGCAACTGGCCGTTCAACACCGCCTGGGCCGGGTCGCTGGGCCTGCGGGCCTTCGTGGCGCGGCTGCCGAGCCTGCGGGCCGCCGAAGACTATCTGCGGACCGGCATTCCGCTGGCGGTCAGCCTCGGCTGGCGGGTGGGCGAGCTGCCGGGCGCGCCGATTCCCAGCAGCAGCGGCCACCTGATGGTGCTGATCGGCTTCGATGCGGCGGGCAATCCGGTGCTCAACGATCCGGCCGCGCCCACCGACGCCACGGTGCGGCGCAGCTACCCGCGCGCCGCCTTCGAGCGGCTGTGGCTGACCCACTCGGGCGGCACCGTGTACGTGATTGCGCCGCCGGACCGGGCGCTGCCCTAG
- a CDS encoding alpha/beta hydrolase — protein MAVTVEDTRVTFIPPPGAVALVGDFTDWTKRPSLPVHAGEPLQLTLPRGAWVEYAWLDAAGTPFADPDNAQRSLNPWWPYPRAVAVGEYARPALWSGPEPEQRGQAHRLSWDGGVFSGVRRAIVYTPPGYDEARTYPVYYVQDGVAFYRTGRLGELMDRALAQRLVRPAVLVFVEPGDRNEEYYLNERYLNFLTSEVWPRVEASYNVSREASGRGLWGASLGGLISLYLGSRHPELFSRVASHSGAFIAHPDGRSGSAINTTTAGEWLRAQLEAAPPHHLQVSLDTGTLEWLAAPNRRMAAALLDLGVEHQYREYQSGHNWVTWRSALPEALLYLQGGHGLPSTSP, from the coding sequence ATGGCCGTTACCGTCGAGGACACCCGCGTCACCTTCATCCCGCCGCCGGGGGCTGTGGCCCTGGTCGGTGACTTCACCGACTGGACCAAGCGGCCCTCCCTCCCCGTGCACGCGGGGGAGCCGCTCCAGCTGACCCTGCCGCGCGGCGCCTGGGTGGAATACGCCTGGCTGGACGCCGCCGGAACACCATTCGCCGATCCGGACAACGCCCAGCGCAGCCTCAATCCCTGGTGGCCATATCCGCGGGCCGTGGCGGTGGGCGAGTACGCCCGGCCCGCCCTGTGGAGCGGGCCGGAGCCGGAGCAACGGGGACAGGCGCACCGGCTCAGCTGGGACGGCGGGGTGTTTTCCGGGGTGCGCCGGGCCATCGTGTACACGCCGCCCGGCTACGACGAGGCCCGGACCTACCCGGTGTACTACGTGCAGGACGGGGTGGCCTTCTACCGCACCGGACGCCTGGGCGAGCTGATGGACCGGGCGCTGGCGCAGCGGCTGGTGCGCCCCGCCGTGCTGGTGTTCGTGGAACCGGGCGACCGCAATGAGGAGTACTACCTCAACGAGCGCTACCTGAACTTCCTGACGTCCGAGGTGTGGCCGCGCGTGGAGGCCAGCTACAACGTGTCGCGCGAGGCCAGCGGGCGGGGGCTGTGGGGCGCGTCGCTGGGCGGCCTGATCAGCCTGTACCTGGGCAGCCGTCACCCGGAGCTGTTCTCGCGGGTGGCCAGCCACAGCGGGGCCTTCATCGCCCACCCGGACGGGCGCAGCGGGAGCGCCATCAACACCACCACCGCCGGCGAGTGGCTGCGCGCCCAGCTGGAGGCGGCCCCGCCTCATCACCTGCAGGTCAGCCTCGACACCGGCACGCTGGAATGGCTGGCGGCGCCCAACCGCCGCATGGCCGCCGCGCTGCTGGACCTGGGCGTGGAGCACCAGTACCGCGAGTACCAGAGCGGCCACAACTGGGTGACCTGGAGATCGGCGCTGCCGGAGGCGCTGCTGTACCTGCAGGGTGGACATGGCCTGCCGTCCACATCTCCCTGA
- a CDS encoding DinB family protein, whose translation MNVPEYYAYLCSAREQLWNFLRALPTEDLKRPLIDGDRFRSIQDLLLHVLDVEDHWVHGVARGQTDYHDQDYRHDWVTPRAEQYDLSWILSYGHSVQAETQRFLASRPDYSAQVALVRDDPDTNTVTLDQLMWHVMTHEVRHTAQITLLIRMLGHTPPWLDYLRFMRPQVVA comes from the coding sequence ATGAATGTCCCCGAATATTACGCCTATCTGTGCAGCGCCCGTGAGCAGCTCTGGAATTTTCTCAGGGCGCTCCCCACGGAGGACCTGAAGCGCCCCCTGATCGATGGGGACCGCTTCAGGAGCATCCAGGACCTCTTGCTGCACGTCCTGGACGTGGAGGACCACTGGGTTCACGGGGTGGCCCGTGGCCAGACCGACTACCACGATCAGGACTACCGCCACGACTGGGTGACGCCGCGGGCCGAGCAGTACGACCTGAGCTGGATCCTCAGTTATGGCCACAGCGTGCAGGCCGAAACCCAGCGGTTCCTGGCGAGCCGGCCCGACTACTCGGCGCAGGTGGCGCTGGTGCGCGACGATCCGGACACCAACACCGTGACGCTGGACCAGCTGATGTGGCACGTGATGACCCACGAGGTGCGCCACACTGCCCAGATCACCCTGCTGATCCGGATGCTGGGCCACACGCCCCCGTGGCTGGACTACCTGCGCTTCATGCGCCCGCAGGTGGTCGCCTGA
- a CDS encoding tRNA dihydrouridine synthase, with amino-acid sequence MNAGFYQDRLRVKGAVLAPMAGYSDAPMRQLCSEQGALWTVSEMISARGLVHGGENASLDLGRPYPGEQNRVVQLFGDDPEVLAGASIRAAEWFGAAALDLNMGCPVPKLRGRGGACLLQTPDVAYRLVTAMRGAVPLDVSAKIRLGWDHNRAVELAQGLAAAGASLITVHGRTSAQKYTGEADWDAIQAVAASVDVPVVGSGDIQDLPTLQRRQQGGVAAVMVGRGAVGNPWLFAQARGDPDRVPDHAERVQTALRHARLNVQWYGERRGLLQLRKVLPRYFPARPEWRERLVQISTLPELEHLLMGPPVRGAVSAPRTGYDLVRS; translated from the coding sequence ATGAACGCGGGCTTCTATCAGGACAGGCTGCGCGTGAAGGGCGCGGTGCTGGCCCCGATGGCCGGCTACTCCGACGCCCCGATGCGCCAGCTGTGCAGCGAACAGGGCGCGCTGTGGACGGTGAGCGAGATGATCAGCGCACGCGGTCTGGTGCACGGAGGAGAGAACGCCTCCCTCGACCTGGGCCGTCCCTACCCGGGCGAACAGAACCGTGTGGTGCAGCTGTTCGGCGACGACCCGGAGGTGCTGGCCGGGGCGTCCATCCGGGCGGCCGAGTGGTTCGGGGCGGCCGCCCTGGACCTGAACATGGGCTGCCCGGTGCCCAAGCTGCGCGGGCGCGGCGGGGCCTGCCTGCTGCAGACGCCGGACGTGGCCTACCGGCTGGTGACGGCCATGCGCGGGGCCGTTCCGCTGGACGTGAGCGCCAAGATCCGGCTCGGCTGGGACCACAACCGGGCGGTGGAGCTGGCGCAGGGGCTGGCGGCGGCCGGGGCCAGCCTGATCACGGTTCACGGCCGCACCAGCGCGCAGAAGTACACGGGTGAGGCCGACTGGGACGCGATTCAGGCGGTGGCGGCCAGCGTGGACGTGCCGGTGGTGGGCAGCGGCGACATTCAGGACCTTCCCACCCTGCAGCGGCGTCAGCAGGGCGGGGTGGCCGCCGTGATGGTGGGCCGGGGCGCGGTAGGCAATCCCTGGCTGTTTGCCCAGGCGCGTGGCGACCCGGACCGGGTGCCGGACCATGCCGAGCGGGTACAGACGGCCCTGCGGCATGCCCGGCTGAACGTCCAGTGGTACGGCGAGCGGCGCGGCCTGCTGCAGCTGCGCAAGGTGCTGCCGCGCTACTTTCCGGCACGTCCGGAGTGGCGCGAGCGGCTGGTGCAGATCAGCACGCTGCCGGAACTGGAACACCTGCTGATGGGTCCCCCCGTTCGCGGCGCTGTGTCGGCCCCCCGGACGGGGTATGATCTGGTCAGGTCATGA
- a CDS encoding GNAT family N-acetyltransferase: MKFQPLALQDAPLLHQLYADTPDYFRLLGTQLPSVGEVEQDVQTALFDPRRRLELIYLPDGEAGRPIGSIDYKLDFPDAGDVTINLLLIRGELQSSGLGGQVMQHVEQRLPTRTRRMLASVLGDNARAVRFWERLGYRFATDARPVMTWYAKQLTPPLSPAPAHPSLSRH; the protein is encoded by the coding sequence TTGAAGTTTCAACCGCTGGCGCTGCAGGACGCGCCGCTTCTGCACCAACTGTATGCCGACACCCCCGATTACTTTCGACTGCTGGGCACGCAACTGCCGTCGGTCGGAGAAGTGGAACAAGACGTGCAGACGGCGCTCTTTGATCCGCGCCGGCGGCTGGAACTGATCTACCTGCCGGACGGCGAGGCCGGGCGGCCGATCGGCAGCATCGACTACAAACTGGATTTTCCGGACGCTGGAGACGTGACCATCAACCTGCTGCTGATCCGCGGTGAGCTGCAGAGCAGCGGTCTGGGCGGGCAGGTGATGCAGCACGTGGAGCAGCGGCTGCCCACCCGGACCCGCCGGATGCTGGCCAGTGTGCTGGGTGACAATGCACGGGCGGTGCGCTTCTGGGAGCGGCTCGGCTACCGCTTCGCCACCGACGCGCGCCCGGTGATGACGTGGTACGCCAAACAGCTCACGCCGCCGCTTTCGCCCGCCCCAGCGCACCCCAGCCTGTCGCGGCACTGA
- the argB gene encoding acetylglutamate kinase, with translation MIVKYGGNAMKSLELRRAVAGEIAALRQQQAVVVVHGGGPVIERELQRRSLESTFLEGLRVTSPDAMDVIEMALCKLNKELSQDVGQAVGLMGRDSQLLLGELLGDAWGRVGQVTRVNTALLHSLLAAGLTPVVGCVAVAPDGEALNVNADMAAGAVAGALQQDIVFLTDVDGVYRAYPDPDSRAAQLSRSEVEQGIAQGWIAGGMIPKVRSALYALDAGAPSAVIASGMTAGTLALAAAGEAGTRLVP, from the coding sequence ATGATCGTCAAGTACGGGGGCAACGCGATGAAGAGCCTGGAGCTTCGCCGGGCGGTGGCCGGTGAGATTGCGGCGCTCAGGCAGCAGCAGGCAGTGGTGGTGGTGCACGGCGGCGGCCCGGTCATCGAGCGGGAACTGCAGCGGCGCAGCCTGGAGAGCACCTTTCTGGAGGGCCTGCGCGTCACCAGCCCCGATGCCATGGACGTGATCGAGATGGCGCTGTGCAAACTCAACAAGGAACTCAGCCAGGACGTGGGGCAGGCCGTGGGGCTGATGGGCCGCGACAGTCAGCTCCTGCTGGGTGAGCTGCTGGGCGACGCGTGGGGCCGGGTCGGTCAGGTGACGCGGGTGAACACCGCGCTGCTGCACAGCCTGCTGGCGGCCGGTCTGACGCCCGTGGTGGGCTGCGTGGCGGTGGCACCAGACGGCGAGGCGCTCAACGTGAATGCCGATATGGCAGCAGGGGCGGTGGCCGGCGCCCTGCAGCAGGACATTGTGTTCCTGACCGACGTGGACGGCGTGTACCGCGCCTATCCGGACCCGGACAGCCGGGCCGCGCAGCTGAGCCGATCCGAGGTGGAGCAGGGCATCGCCCAGGGCTGGATCGCGGGGGGCATGATTCCCAAGGTCCGGTCCGCACTGTATGCGCTGGATGCGGGCGCCCCTTCCGCCGTGATCGCCAGCGGCATGACTGCCGGAACACTGGCGCTGGCCGCCGCTGGAGAAGCCGGCACCCGCCTGGTGCCCTGA